The nucleotide window CGACTGCGGCGGACTTTTCGTTGCGCAACGTCTGCCGGCTGGTTTCACGGTCCGCGAACTTCGAAATGGCCACGATAGTCTGCCCTTCGAATACCGCATCGTGGCCAAACGCTTCGGCGTCCAAGCGCCTCGGTTGCCAATGACGAGCTTACCGCCCGCAGACAAACCACTGCGCAGGCATTAATGCGTGTTTTGAGCCCAAGGCGCTCGCGGTCGGGTGCGCGAAGCGCCGGGTAATGCGCGTCAGGTGACGGGCAATCGTCTCGTGCTCAGGGCACGAATTTTCACGCGCCGCTCGCATGCCGTGTTCATATGATCATGCTACGAGTTCGGCATTTGCTACGCGACCTGGAGGCAAAATGTTACACATAACGGGGCGCGCCGGCCTGGCAATGTTCATCGGGGCTCTCGCCTTGCTGGCGTGGCCGAGCCCGTCGCAAGCTCAAGTTCGAACGTATTATATCGCCGCGGACGAGGTCGTGTGGAACTACGCACCGAGCGGTAGAGATCTCATCGCGCAAAAACCGCTGCCGCCGCTGATGCCGCTGCAGCTCGGATGGTCGTTCCATAAGGCGATATATCGCGAGTATTCCGACGCGTCGTTCCGACACCCAAAGCCACGTCCGCCCGAAGACGCCTACATGGGCATACTGGGGCCGGTCATTCACGCGGAAGTCGGCGACTCGGTCGTCGTGGTCTTTCGAAACAACGCCCGGTTTCCGCTGACGGTGCACGCGCACGGTTTGTTCTACACCAAATCATCGGAGGGCGCGCCGTATCAAGACGGCGTTTCAGCCTGGAACAAAGGCGGCGACAGCGTTTCGCCCGGAAAGACGTTCACGTATACCTGGCAGGTACCGGCGCGCGCGGGACCGGGCCCGGGCGATGGAAGTTCGGTCTTATGGATGTACCATTCGCACGCGGACGAAGTGAACGACGTCAACACCGGCCCGATCGGACCGATCGTCATCACTGCGAAGGGGATGGCCAAGCCGGACGGTTCGCCAAAGGATGTCGACCGCGAGATCTTCGCAACGTTTGCTGAGTTCGACGAAAGCTCGAGCCGGTATTTCCCGATGAACGTGAGCGACCCGCACATCAATCCCCGGCACGTCAAGGCGGTCGGACCGTTCCTCTTCGACGACGAGTTGTGGACGATCAACGGACTATCGTACGGCAACATGCCGATACCGTCGATGCGTGTCGGCGAAAAAGTCCGCTGGTACCTCATGTCGACGATGAGCGACTTCGATTTTCACACGCCCCACTGGCACGGACAGACCGTCACAGTGAACGGCATGCGGACCGATCTCGCTCAGTTATCGCCGATGGCGATGGTGGTCGCAGATATGACGCCCGACAACCCGGGCACGTGGCTATTTCACTGCCATGTCAATCTGCACTTGGCGGGTGGGATGGAAGCGCGCTATCAGGTGCGTCCATGAGGCGGCCGGCGAGCCTCGCACTTGCAGTCCTTGCTTCTCTAGCCGCATTTCATCAACCCGCGATCGCTCGCGAGCGAGTTCACTTCATAGCGGCGGACGACGTGTTGTGGAACTACGCCCCGCAAACTCGAGACGTCATCTCAGGCAATCCGTTACGGCCGGAAGCGGCCGCACAGCTTGGCTGGACCTATCACAAAGCTGTCTACCGGGCGTATACCGACGCGACGTTTGCTTCATTGGCTCCGATTCCGCCGAGCGAGCGCTATCGAGGGCTCGTCGGCCCGACGATACATGCCGAGGTCGGCGACACCGTTGTTGTCGTTTTCCGGAATCGAACGCAGGTGCCGGTCGACATCGCTCCGAGCGGCGTCGCGTCCATTCCTAAGCCTGCAGCGGTCATGCCGGGTTCGACGCGCACCTTTCGCTGGCCGGTGACCGCCGCCGACGGGCCGGGGGCGGCTGACGGCAGCTCGGTACTGTTCGCCTACTCGTCAGACGTCCAGCAAACCCCAGACGAGAACGCAGGGCTCATCGGGCCGCTGGTCATCACGCGCAAAGGAAGCGCGCGCGCGGACGGCTCGCCCGCAGACGTCGACAGAGAGATCACCACGCTGTTCTCGTCGCAGGCGGAGCCTCGCAGCGCCCTCGTCCAGGAGAACGTTCGCGACCGCGCCATCAACCCCAAAGGAATCGCTCCGGCCTCGAAGACTTTTTTCGTCGACAATGTTTTTCCATCGATAAACGGATACGTGTACGGTAACATGCCGCTGCCGCAGATGCGCGCTCACGATCGGGTCCGATGGTATCTGCTCTCGACGATGAACGACATCGATGGTCACGCGCCGACTTGGGACGGTCAGACGGTGCTCTATCAGGGCAACCGCAGCGACAGCATCGGATTAGTGACGATGCACGTGCTCGTTGACATGGTGCCCGACGACCCCGGAATCTGGCTGCTGAAATGCAGCTTCAACATACATCTGGCTGCGGGCATGGAGGCGCGATATGAGGTCGAGCCCCGTGAATCAAAGGCTCCGGCAGCGAAGGAATAATGCATGTTAGGAATATCGCGCCGGCTCCGGGAGACGCGTGGACCATCGTGCAGTGGGGTCCGCGAACTGCAGACGGCGGTACGGCATACGTCGGCTACGTTCCGAAGCTCCATGCGTGGTTATATGAAGATTTTCACGGCGACGGTTCGTACGCGACCAACACCTCGCAAGCGCCAAGCGGCGGCGCATGGACGTGGAAACGGCAAACCGCGTCAAGCGCACGATAGCTGCGCGGCGCGTTGATCGCGACGTGCATCGTGGAGTAGCCGGAGGGCCGGATTCGCGGCTGATTGAACAAGAACGAGATGCCCTCCGGAGCGCTGCTGGAAGTGTTCCTCTTCGGTCAGCCGCGCGTCCTTGCGGCCGGCCGTTTGTTGAAATTTGCGAAGCATCACGTCTCACTGTCGTTGCTGGCGTATCTGATCGTGCACCGTGGCGAGACGGTAGCCCGAACTTTTTTGGCGTTCACGCTTTTTCCGGATGAATCTGAAGAGACCGCACTCGCTGAATTGCGCCGCTACCTCTCCCTCGCGAACAAGACGTTGCCGCAGCGGCCACAGGGCGGGCCTTGGATCAGCGCCGATACCGATAGCGTCACCTGGGATGCAGGCTCGGACTGCCTCGTCGATGTGGCCGAGTTCGAACGCCTTTCGGCAGATCCG belongs to Candidatus Eremiobacteraceae bacterium and includes:
- a CDS encoding multicopper oxidase domain-containing protein, yielding MRRPASLALAVLASLAAFHQPAIARERVHFIAADDVLWNYAPQTRDVISGNPLRPEAAAQLGWTYHKAVYRAYTDATFASLAPIPPSERYRGLVGPTIHAEVGDTVVVVFRNRTQVPVDIAPSGVASIPKPAAVMPGSTRTFRWPVTAADGPGAADGSSVLFAYSSDVQQTPDENAGLIGPLVITRKGSARADGSPADVDREITTLFSSQAEPRSALVQENVRDRAINPKGIAPASKTFFVDNVFPSINGYVYGNMPLPQMRAHDRVRWYLLSTMNDIDGHAPTWDGQTVLYQGNRSDSIGLVTMHVLVDMVPDDPGIWLLKCSFNIHLAAGMEARYEVEPRESKAPAAKE
- a CDS encoding BTAD domain-containing putative transcriptional regulator; the encoded protein is MNKNEMPSGALLEVFLFGQPRVLAAGRLLKFAKHHVSLSLLAYLIVHRGETVARTFLAFTLFPDESEETALAELRRYLSLANKTLPQRPQGGPWISADTDSVTWDAGSDCLVDVAEFERLSADPDTLAQAVDVYRGDFLEDSYDDWVVTKRERLRSTYISALGKLILVHRSRRDFPAAIAYAQRLLVAEPWREDALRQLMAARYGS
- a CDS encoding multicopper oxidase domain-containing protein, with protein sequence MLHITGRAGLAMFIGALALLAWPSPSQAQVRTYYIAADEVVWNYAPSGRDLIAQKPLPPLMPLQLGWSFHKAIYREYSDASFRHPKPRPPEDAYMGILGPVIHAEVGDSVVVVFRNNARFPLTVHAHGLFYTKSSEGAPYQDGVSAWNKGGDSVSPGKTFTYTWQVPARAGPGPGDGSSVLWMYHSHADEVNDVNTGPIGPIVITAKGMAKPDGSPKDVDREIFATFAEFDESSSRYFPMNVSDPHINPRHVKAVGPFLFDDELWTINGLSYGNMPIPSMRVGEKVRWYLMSTMSDFDFHTPHWHGQTVTVNGMRTDLAQLSPMAMVVADMTPDNPGTWLFHCHVNLHLAGGMEARYQVRP